The Erythrobacter sp. F6033 genome window below encodes:
- the flgK gene encoding flagellar hook-associated protein FlgK: MPTALISIGRSGAAAARASLELTAQNIANASNPDYARRTLAQSEVVGSATIGLNSANSYGGVRIGTVARAESELVQLQFRSATADLARTEAEMNGLRGAETAIEQSRLFEGLVDLEAALVRLESDPLDPVLRTSALETARQLSNTFQLANGSLAESRSLLQAEVTVGVQSAQTIADEIARTNAELVKVRDGTAAKAALLDARDASLRDLSQQFGIDVQFDEFGAATVSLSGSPQVGLVTGANAATLGFTADAEGRVTFDANGQSFAPSSGALSGRQTALDEMATMQVELDGIANQIITAANTAQASGSTSSGAAAPAFFAGNSAESIEVALTGGSEIATAPAGAPTGSRDVSNLRNLIGALSAGNGPATTTDTLLLGISSRISGLDTRREGLTIVAQSAETALLTATGVDLDAEAAALVRLQQAFEANSRIIQVAADLFDTILALR; encoded by the coding sequence ATGCCTACCGCACTTATCTCGATCGGCCGCAGCGGCGCTGCGGCGGCGCGCGCCAGCCTTGAACTGACAGCGCAGAACATCGCGAATGCGTCCAACCCGGACTATGCGCGCCGGACACTTGCCCAAAGCGAGGTGGTCGGCAGCGCGACGATCGGGTTAAACTCGGCCAATTCGTATGGCGGTGTGCGCATCGGAACGGTGGCGCGGGCCGAAAGCGAGCTGGTGCAGTTGCAATTCCGCAGTGCGACAGCCGATCTGGCGCGGACGGAAGCCGAAATGAACGGTTTGCGCGGCGCAGAGACTGCGATTGAGCAATCCCGCCTGTTTGAAGGGCTGGTTGATTTAGAAGCCGCGCTCGTCCGCTTGGAAAGCGACCCGTTGGATCCGGTGCTGCGTACATCGGCGCTGGAAACAGCCCGGCAATTGAGCAACACATTTCAGCTAGCGAACGGATCTCTCGCAGAAAGCCGCAGCCTGTTGCAGGCCGAAGTCACAGTGGGCGTACAATCCGCCCAAACTATCGCAGATGAAATTGCCCGGACCAATGCCGAATTGGTGAAGGTTCGTGATGGCACTGCTGCCAAAGCGGCACTGCTCGATGCGCGGGATGCGAGCCTACGCGATCTCTCTCAGCAATTCGGAATTGATGTGCAATTCGACGAGTTCGGAGCCGCGACGGTTAGTCTTTCTGGATCGCCGCAAGTGGGACTCGTCACTGGCGCCAACGCGGCAACACTTGGCTTCACGGCGGATGCCGAGGGCCGCGTAACCTTTGACGCAAACGGACAGTCATTCGCCCCTTCGAGTGGGGCGCTTTCGGGCCGACAGACCGCGCTCGATGAAATGGCCACCATGCAGGTGGAGCTTGATGGAATTGCCAATCAAATCATCACCGCCGCCAACACGGCACAGGCATCGGGTTCGACCAGTTCTGGCGCCGCTGCGCCCGCTTTCTTTGCAGGCAATTCAGCTGAGAGCATCGAGGTCGCGCTGACAGGCGGATCAGAGATCGCGACTGCGCCGGCAGGTGCTCCTACGGGAAGCCGCGATGTTTCCAATCTTCGAAATCTGATCGGTGCGCTTTCCGCCGGCAACGGACCTGCGACGACGACTGACACCCTGCTGCTTGGCATTTCCAGCCGGATTTCCGGCCTAGACACCAGACGCGAGGGCCTAACGATTGTCGCGCAGAGCGCCGAAACCGCGCTGCTTACGGCAACCGGTGTCGATCTGGATGCGGAGGCTGCCGCGCTCGTCCGCTTGCAGCAAGCATTCGAAGCAAACAGCCGGATCATACAGGTCGCAGCCGACCTGTTCGATACCATTCTGGCGTTGAGATAG
- a CDS encoding rod-binding protein, with translation MIIAPSSPSIGTLPDTLSPERRELREAAQGFEAIMIRRMLETARASSFAEDAPLTGGGLKQFEKMRDEHFAEIAAESGSFGFARSIEEQLAQYVDGHGGM, from the coding sequence GTGATTATCGCGCCATCTTCTCCTTCGATCGGCACATTGCCCGACACACTCTCGCCCGAGCGGCGGGAGCTGCGCGAAGCAGCGCAGGGTTTCGAGGCGATCATGATCCGCCGCATGCTCGAAACGGCGCGCGCCTCAAGCTTTGCCGAAGATGCACCGCTAACCGGAGGCGGGCTGAAGCAATTCGAGAAAATGCGCGATGAACACTTCGCTGAAATCGCTGCGGAATCGGGCTCCTTCGGGTTTGCACGGAGTATCGAGGAACAGCTTGCTCAATATGTTGATGGGCATGGGGGTATGTGA
- a CDS encoding flagellar basal body P-ring protein FlgI, translating to MTRISKLIGLIIALIAVMTPVSGSAERIRDLGEFEGLRTNQLTGYGVVVGLQGTGDDNLQYVTEAMKGVSGRLGLQLPPGISPNLRNAAAVIITADLPAFAKPGQRIDITVSTLGQAKSLRGGALVLAPLYGADGQIYAMAQGNIAVGGLGVSGRDGSQLTVNVTTVGRIADGASVERAVATGFDREGTLRFNLHRADFLTASRVRDAINGIYPGMARISDGVSIELTLPFGNDIRAAKLAEIEMLAVTPAPVAAKVIVNSRTGTVVINQSVRLSPAAISHGKLVIRIDETPRIVQPEPFANGETAVEEASDITVTERSDRVALMPGAASLSEIVDALNLLGVGAADLVVILESLKQAGALQAEMVVL from the coding sequence TCGAAGGTCTACGGACCAACCAGCTTACCGGTTACGGTGTGGTGGTTGGTCTGCAGGGTACGGGCGATGACAATCTTCAATACGTGACCGAAGCGATGAAGGGCGTCTCTGGCCGGCTGGGCCTGCAATTGCCGCCCGGCATCAGCCCCAATTTGCGCAACGCCGCTGCGGTTATCATCACGGCTGATTTGCCTGCCTTTGCCAAGCCGGGCCAACGGATCGACATCACTGTTTCAACTTTGGGTCAGGCCAAAAGCCTGCGCGGCGGTGCCTTGGTACTGGCTCCGCTTTATGGTGCAGACGGCCAGATCTACGCGATGGCTCAGGGCAATATTGCAGTTGGCGGATTGGGTGTCTCCGGCCGCGACGGATCGCAGCTGACGGTCAATGTCACAACTGTCGGCAGAATTGCAGACGGCGCATCGGTCGAGCGTGCGGTTGCCACCGGTTTCGACCGGGAAGGCACTTTGCGTTTCAACTTGCACCGCGCCGATTTTCTTACCGCGTCCCGTGTGCGCGATGCGATCAATGGGATTTATCCCGGAATGGCGCGCATTTCGGATGGCGTGAGTATCGAACTGACTCTGCCATTTGGAAACGACATCCGCGCGGCAAAGCTCGCCGAGATTGAGATGTTGGCCGTTACACCAGCACCGGTCGCGGCCAAGGTGATCGTCAACAGTCGGACGGGCACGGTGGTAATCAATCAGTCGGTGCGCCTTTCGCCTGCTGCGATTAGCCATGGCAAGCTTGTCATTCGCATAGACGAAACCCCTCGCATTGTGCAGCCCGAACCTTTTGCCAACGGCGAAACAGCGGTTGAAGAGGCATCCGATATCACCGTGACCGAGCGGTCTGACCGAGTTGCTTTGATGCCAGGAGCGGCCTCGCTGAGCGAGATAGTTGACGCGCTCAACCTGCTTGGCGTGGGCGCAGCCGATCTGGTTGTGATCCTCGAAAGCCTCAAACAGGCGGGCGCATTGCAGGCCGAAATGGTGGTGCTGTGA
- a CDS encoding flagellar biosynthesis protein FlgL, whose amino-acid sequence MTTVGNSTAAYFNRSLSQMAELRGSIERLQTQVATGQRIERASDDPTGAARLRSLDRLERLGEIEEENAAKLAQDLTFAADQVGGVANVIARARELALSAASDTLPEAARNAIAEELEQLGEELFDRANATSLTGEPLFAGTAAGPAFTRDGAGSVTYAGNNQIGSVRVAPGTEIERGVAGNDVFEFSAGGAPTNTFALVDGLAAALRGGAADPTAAAQAALEGLDVALESATRNQAVLGTRLAWVEVVQQNQADRSISVAEQRSEVGDTDIASAIAQLQQTLTALEASQASFARVSSLSLFRAL is encoded by the coding sequence ATGACCACTGTTGGCAATTCGACAGCCGCCTATTTCAATCGCTCTCTGAGCCAAATGGCCGAGCTGCGCGGTTCGATCGAGCGTCTGCAAACGCAGGTCGCAACCGGACAGCGCATCGAACGCGCATCGGATGATCCGACCGGCGCGGCGCGTTTGCGTTCGCTCGACAGGTTGGAGCGATTGGGAGAGATTGAGGAAGAAAACGCGGCCAAACTGGCACAGGATCTGACCTTCGCTGCCGATCAAGTGGGCGGGGTCGCCAATGTTATCGCTCGAGCGCGCGAACTCGCTCTCTCAGCGGCCAGTGACACACTGCCGGAAGCTGCCAGAAATGCCATTGCGGAGGAGCTGGAACAGCTCGGCGAAGAGCTGTTCGATAGGGCCAATGCTACATCCCTGACCGGAGAACCATTGTTCGCGGGCACTGCCGCCGGGCCAGCCTTTACGCGCGATGGCGCGGGCAGTGTCACCTATGCGGGCAACAACCAGATCGGATCGGTCAGGGTTGCACCGGGCACCGAAATTGAACGCGGTGTGGCTGGCAATGATGTGTTCGAATTCTCCGCTGGCGGCGCGCCAACCAATACATTCGCGCTGGTGGATGGGTTGGCGGCCGCTTTGCGCGGCGGCGCAGCAGACCCGACTGCAGCGGCGCAGGCCGCATTGGAGGGATTGGACGTTGCACTCGAATCCGCGACCCGTAACCAGGCCGTTCTCGGAACCCGGCTCGCTTGGGTTGAAGTGGTCCAACAAAATCAGGCCGATCGGTCAATTTCGGTCGCAGAACAGCGTTCCGAAGTTGGTGACACCGATATCGCCAGTGCAATCGCGCAATTGCAGCAAACCCTCACCGCACTCGAAGCCAGCCAGGCCAGCTTTGCCCGGGTGAGTTCGCTGTCCCTTTTCCGCGCGCTTTAA